Proteins from a genomic interval of Lycium ferocissimum isolate CSIRO_LF1 chromosome 2, AGI_CSIRO_Lferr_CH_V1, whole genome shotgun sequence:
- the LOC132043712 gene encoding uncharacterized protein LOC132043712 isoform X2 translates to MGCAGSSPSKGDETVKKIRKPKLWKHSEPITRAQLVQMRDEFWDTAPHYGGRKEIWDALRAAAEADVSLAQAIVDSAGIIVQAPDLTVCYDERGAKYELPKYVLSEPTNLTGEN, encoded by the exons ATGGGTTGCGCTGGATCCTCACCTTCCAAAGGAGATG AAACTGTTAAGAAGATACGAAAACCAAAGCTATGGAAACACTCAGAACCAATAACAAGAGCTCAGCTTGTGCAGATGCGTGATGAATTCTGGGACACTGCGCCACACTATGGGGGACGAAAAG AGATCTGGGATGCGCTACGTGCTGCTGCAGAGGCAGATGTGAGCCTTGCACAAGCAATCGTGGACAGTGCTGGAATAATTGTTCAGGCCCCTGATTTAACTGTCTGCTATGATGAGAGAG GTGCCAAGTATGAGTTGCCCAAATATGTTTTGAGCGAACCAACAAATTTGACTGGTGAAAACTGA
- the LOC132043712 gene encoding uncharacterized protein LOC132043712 isoform X1 has product MTLLIFVSFPLIINMVSSVADALHLLQNMCLQNVILKCTGLFSAKTVKKIRKPKLWKHSEPITRAQLVQMRDEFWDTAPHYGGRKEIWDALRAAAEADVSLAQAIVDSAGIIVQAPDLTVCYDERGAKYELPKYVLSEPTNLTGEN; this is encoded by the exons ATGACCCTTCTaatctttgtttcttttccccTCATAATAAACATGGTTTCTTCTGTAGCTGATGCCCTTCATCTCCTGCAGAATATGTGTTTACAGAATGTTATATTGAAGTGCACAGGATTGTTTAGTGCTA AAACTGTTAAGAAGATACGAAAACCAAAGCTATGGAAACACTCAGAACCAATAACAAGAGCTCAGCTTGTGCAGATGCGTGATGAATTCTGGGACACTGCGCCACACTATGGGGGACGAAAAG AGATCTGGGATGCGCTACGTGCTGCTGCAGAGGCAGATGTGAGCCTTGCACAAGCAATCGTGGACAGTGCTGGAATAATTGTTCAGGCCCCTGATTTAACTGTCTGCTATGATGAGAGAG GTGCCAAGTATGAGTTGCCCAAATATGTTTTGAGCGAACCAACAAATTTGACTGGTGAAAACTGA
- the LOC132043723 gene encoding dihydroorotase, mitochondrial isoform X1, whose protein sequence is MLASKGAAVSDCRVMRTLFFPSKISHIPVVRFGRKSSFKAYSAKMELSITRPDDWHLHLRDGDVLNAVVPHSAQHFGRAIVMPNLKPPITTTAAAVAYREEILKSLPAHSDFNPLMTLYLTDTTSPLEIKLARESQVVFGVKLYPAGATTNSQDGVTDLFGKCLPVLQEMVEHNMPLLVHGEVTNPEVDMFDREKVFIETVLRPLVQKFPQLKVVMEHVTTKDAVKFVESCTEGSVAATVTPQHLVLNRNSLFQGGLQPHNFCLPVLKREIHRQALVSAVTSGSKRFFLGTDSAPHDRQRKECSCGCAGIYNAPVALSVYAKVFEKENALDKLEAFTSFNGPDFYGLPRNNSKIKLSKTPWKVPGSFSYASGDIVPMFAGEMLDWLPSPL, encoded by the exons ATGCTGGCTTCTAAAGGAGCAGCTGTCTCAGATTGTAGAGTGATGAGGACCTTATTCTTCCCCTCCAAA ATTTCACATATACCAGTTGTTAGATTTGGACGGAAAAGCTCATTTAAAGCCTACAGTGCCAAGATGGAGCTCTCTATCACACGACCTGATGATTGGCATCTTCATCTTCGTGATGGTGACGTTCTTAACGCAGTTGTCCCTCACAG TGCACAGCACTTTGGGAGGGCAATAGTCATGCCAAATTTGAAGCCTCCTATCACTACCACCGCTGCTGCTGTAGCATACCGGGAAGAAATATTGAAATCTTTGCCTGCCCATAGTGATTTCAATCCTCTTATGACACTTTATTTGACAGATACAACCAGTCCTCTGGAAATCAAACTAGCAA GAGAGAGCCAGGTCGTATTTGGGGTGAAGTTGTACCCTGCTGGTGCCACAACAAATTCTCAAGATGGAGTGACTGATCTCTTTGGGAAGTGTTTACCAGTTCTACAGGAAATGGTTGAGCATAATATGCCTCTGCTG GTTCATGGAGAGGTTACAAATCCCGAGGTTGACATGTTTGATCGAGAAAAGGTTTTTATTGAAACAGTTCTAAGACCTTTGGTTCAGAAATTTCCACAATTGAAGGTCGTGATGGAACATGTTACCACCAAGGATGCTGTAAAGTTTGTTGAATCTTGCACTGAAG GATCTGTTGCAGCGACTGTCACCCCACAGCATCTTGTTTTGAACAGGAATTCTCTCTTCCAAGGGGGCTTGCAACCGCATAATTTCTGCCTTCCAGTGCTCAAAAGAGAGATCCACA GGCAGGCTCTTGTGTCAGCTGTAACAAGTGGAAGTAAAAGATTTTTTCTTGGGACTGACAGTGCTCCTCATGATAGACAAAGGAAAGAATGTTCTTGTGGATGTGCTGGTATTTACAATGCTCCTGTAGCCTTGTCAGTATATGCAAAGGTGTTTGAGAAG GAAAATGCACTTGACAAGCTCGAAGCATTTACTAGCTTCAATGGACCAGACTTCTATGGGCTTCCTAGGAACAATTCAAAGATTAAGTTGAGCAAGACGCCATGGAAGGTACCCGGATCATTCTCTTATGCATCAGGAGATATTGTTCCCATGTTTGCTGGTGAAATGCTCGACTGGTTGCCCTCTCCTCtctga
- the LOC132043723 gene encoding dihydroorotase, mitochondrial isoform X2, whose protein sequence is MELSITRPDDWHLHLRDGDVLNAVVPHSAQHFGRAIVMPNLKPPITTTAAAVAYREEILKSLPAHSDFNPLMTLYLTDTTSPLEIKLARESQVVFGVKLYPAGATTNSQDGVTDLFGKCLPVLQEMVEHNMPLLVHGEVTNPEVDMFDREKVFIETVLRPLVQKFPQLKVVMEHVTTKDAVKFVESCTEGSVAATVTPQHLVLNRNSLFQGGLQPHNFCLPVLKREIHRQALVSAVTSGSKRFFLGTDSAPHDRQRKECSCGCAGIYNAPVALSVYAKVFEKENALDKLEAFTSFNGPDFYGLPRNNSKIKLSKTPWKVPGSFSYASGDIVPMFAGEMLDWLPSPL, encoded by the exons ATGGAGCTCTCTATCACACGACCTGATGATTGGCATCTTCATCTTCGTGATGGTGACGTTCTTAACGCAGTTGTCCCTCACAG TGCACAGCACTTTGGGAGGGCAATAGTCATGCCAAATTTGAAGCCTCCTATCACTACCACCGCTGCTGCTGTAGCATACCGGGAAGAAATATTGAAATCTTTGCCTGCCCATAGTGATTTCAATCCTCTTATGACACTTTATTTGACAGATACAACCAGTCCTCTGGAAATCAAACTAGCAA GAGAGAGCCAGGTCGTATTTGGGGTGAAGTTGTACCCTGCTGGTGCCACAACAAATTCTCAAGATGGAGTGACTGATCTCTTTGGGAAGTGTTTACCAGTTCTACAGGAAATGGTTGAGCATAATATGCCTCTGCTG GTTCATGGAGAGGTTACAAATCCCGAGGTTGACATGTTTGATCGAGAAAAGGTTTTTATTGAAACAGTTCTAAGACCTTTGGTTCAGAAATTTCCACAATTGAAGGTCGTGATGGAACATGTTACCACCAAGGATGCTGTAAAGTTTGTTGAATCTTGCACTGAAG GATCTGTTGCAGCGACTGTCACCCCACAGCATCTTGTTTTGAACAGGAATTCTCTCTTCCAAGGGGGCTTGCAACCGCATAATTTCTGCCTTCCAGTGCTCAAAAGAGAGATCCACA GGCAGGCTCTTGTGTCAGCTGTAACAAGTGGAAGTAAAAGATTTTTTCTTGGGACTGACAGTGCTCCTCATGATAGACAAAGGAAAGAATGTTCTTGTGGATGTGCTGGTATTTACAATGCTCCTGTAGCCTTGTCAGTATATGCAAAGGTGTTTGAGAAG GAAAATGCACTTGACAAGCTCGAAGCATTTACTAGCTTCAATGGACCAGACTTCTATGGGCTTCCTAGGAACAATTCAAAGATTAAGTTGAGCAAGACGCCATGGAAGGTACCCGGATCATTCTCTTATGCATCAGGAGATATTGTTCCCATGTTTGCTGGTGAAATGCTCGACTGGTTGCCCTCTCCTCtctga